In Anopheles gambiae chromosome 2, idAnoGambNW_F1_1, whole genome shotgun sequence, a single window of DNA contains:
- the LOC1274304 gene encoding putative serine protease K12H4.7 has protein sequence MKLSSASVRLAALLLLAVIVVASGKSIDKIRRLPPGIERMFTRKDGIRPPKGYVSQSPRTVEGRFTSRVNHFDPQNRDTFEFNYLHNDQYYRQGGPLFIVVGGHYPVNPYFMENSHFRDVAALEGAWLATNEHRYFGESYPTEDLSTENLRFMRTEQVLFDLIEWIDFLKREVMGDPNARVILHGVGYGGSLATWARQRFPNIIDGAWGSSAPVRATTNFEEFAVEVGNIIRERGSDQCYNRIFQAFHTAENLIDAGRTEMISEMFNTCDPVDTDNPLEVELFFFAMMFSLEAAMVEDYDIENIGRVCDALTDDEFGTGLEALSAFLLDRYADTRECFDLSFENFIRYLTDVDINAPANVEFGLRQAGYQDCTEFGYFEMTTSPDQPFGTKVTYDLFLAECQAAYGDWLSKDVVYEGVRLTNFHFGATDPRITNVLYTNGELDPLRAVSITEYTNLLANARVTPGAFIGQDIQSISGMDSEELLETKHMAEQYITTWLGSPISPFRK, from the exons ATGAAGCTTAGCTCAGCGAGTGTGAGGCTGgcagcgctgctgctgctggccgtgATCGTCGTTGCTTCGGGCAAGTCGATCGACAAGATCCGCCGTCTGCCGCCCGGCATCGAGCGGATGTTCACCCGCAAGGATGGCATCCGTCCGCCGAAGGGCTACGTGTCGCAGAGCCCTCGCACGGTCGAGGGTCGCTTTACGTCGCGTGTGAATCACTTTGACCCGCAGAACCGGGACACGTTCGAGTTTAACTATCTGCACAACGACCAGTACTACCGCCAGGGAGGCCCACTGTTCATCGTCGTCGGTGGCCACTATCCGGTCAATCCGTACTTCATGGAGAACAGCCACTTCCGCGATGTTGCCGCACTGGAGGGCGCCTGGTTGGCCACGAACGAGCATCGTTACTTTGGCGAGAGCTACCCCACCGA AGATCTGTCGACGGAGAATCTTCGCTTCATGCGCACGGAGCAGGTCCTGTTCGATCTGATCGAATGGATCGATTTCCTGAAGCGCGAGGTCATGGGTGACCCGAACGCACGCGTCATTCTGCACGGTGTGGGATACGGTGGCTCCCTGGCTACCTGGGCCCGCCAGCGCTTCCCGAACATCATCGACGGTGCCTGGGGCTCGAGTGCGCCGGTCCGTGCCACCACCAACTTCGAGGAGTTCGCCGTCGAGGTCGGCAACATCATCCGCGAGCGGGGCAGCGACCAGTGCTACAACCGCATCTTCCAGGCGTTCCACACCGCCGAGAACCTGATCGATGCCGGCCGCACGGAGATGATTTCGGAGATGTTCAACACCTGCGACCCGGTCGACACGGACAACCCGCTCGAGGTGGAGCTGTTCTTCTTCGCCATGATGTTCTCGCTCGAGGCGGCCATGGTGGAGGACTACGACATTGAAAACATTGGCCGCGTGTGCGATGCGCTGACGGACGATGAGTTCGGCACCGGGCTGGAGGCCCTGTCCGCCTTCCTGCTCGACCGGTACGCCGACACGCGCGAGTGCTTCGATCTGTCGTTCGAGAACTTTATCCGCTACCTGACCGATGTGGACATCAACGCACCGGCCAACGTGGAGTTCGGTCTGCGCCAGGCCGGCTACCAGGACTGTACCGAGTTCGGATACTTCGAGATGACTACCTCGCCGGACCAGCCGTTCGGTACGAAGGTGACGTACGATCTGTTCCTTGCCGAGTGCCAGGCCGCCTACGGTGACTGGCTCTCCAAGGACGTCGTGTATGAGGGCGTGCGCCTCACGAACTTCCACTTCGGTGCGACCGATCCGCGCATCACCAACGTGCTGTACACGAACGGTGAGCTGGACCCGCTGCGGGCCGTCTCGATCACCGAGTACACGAACCTGCTGGCCAATGCGCGCGTCACGCCAGGAGCATTCATCGGCCAGGACATCCAATCGATCAGTGGCATGGATTCGGAGGAGCTGCTCGAGACCAAGCACATGgcggagcagtacatcaccaCCTGGCTCGGATCGCCGATCAGCCCGTTCCGCAAGTAG
- the LOC5667418 gene encoding putative serine protease K12H4.7: MKLTLVLLVAVAVVSTTFAKTVPSGKRSRLPMELLGGMFGANFQAPKVPKDYVPNPRIVEDRFTSRINHFDPQNRDTFEFNFLWNDEYYRPGGPLFIVVGGHHRTNPFFIDETHFKDIAALQGAFLATNEHRYFGTSVPTEDLSSDNLRFLRTEQTLFDLIEWIDFLRREVMRDPNAKVILHGFSYGGALASWARQRFPNIIDGAWVSSATVRATVNFEEFTEDFGNTIRIKGSDECYNSIFRAFHTAENLLDAGRTDIVSSMFNTCDPIDAENSLQVELFLHLMTLSLELSMFDDFNIENVQRVCNVLTDEQYETPMEALAAYLKDRYSEIRDCFDLSFENFISILGDESVDAPQNAEFGLRQLNYHICTEFGFFQTAKSRDQPFGSKVTYDLFLAECSAVFGEWLTQEVLYDGVRLTNFHFGATDPRITNVLYTNGGIDPFRHVSITEYTNLLANARVTPAAFYTEDIRAISGMDSEEMLETKHMAEEYITTWLGSPISPFRK, encoded by the exons ATGAAGCTTACGCTAGTGCTGCTGGTAGCAGTGGCGGTCGTTTCGACCACCTTCGCCAAGACGGTACCGTCCGGCAAGCGGTCCCGGCTGCCCATGGAGCTGCTCGGCGGCATGTTCGGTGCCAACTTCCAGGCCCCGAAGGTGCCGAAGGATTACGTGCCGAACCCGCGCATCGTTGAGGACCGCTTCACGTCGCGCATCAACCACTTTGACCCGCAGAACCGCGACACGTTCGAGTTTAACTTCCTGTGGAACGATGAGTACTACCGCCCGGGCGGCCCGCTGTTTATCGTCGTCGGAGGCCATCACCGTACCAATCCGTTCTTCATCGACGAAACGCACTTCAAGGATATTGCCGCCCTGCAGGGTGCCTTCCTGGCTACGAACGAGCACCGTTACTTCGGCACCAGCGTTCCGACTGA ggATCTGTCGTCGGACAATCTGCGCTTCTTGCGCACGGAACAGACCCTGTTCGATCTGATCGAATGGATCGATTTCCTGAGGCGCGAGGTCATGCGCGACCCGAACGCGAAGGTCATCCTGCACGGCTTCAGCTACGGCGGTGCACTGGCCTCCTGGGCCCGCCAGCGCTTCCCGAACATCATCGACGGTGCCTGGGTGTCCAGCGCTACCGTGCGCGCGACCGTCAACTTCGAGGAGTTCACCGAGGACTTTGGCAACACGATCCGCATCAAGGGCAGCGACGAGTGCTACAACTCCATCTTCCGTGCGTTCCACACCGCCGAGAACCTGCTCGACGCCGGCCGCACCGATATCGTGTCCAGCATGTTCAACACCTGCGATCCGATCGACGCGGAGAACTCGCTGCAGGTGGAGCTGTTCCTGCATCTGATGACGCTGTCGCTGGAGCTGTCCATGTTCGACGACTTCAACATTGAGAATGTGCAGCGCGTGTGCAACGTGCTGACGGACGAGCAGTACGAAACGCCGATGGAAGCGCTGGCCGCCTACCTGAAGGATCGCTACTCCGAGATCCGTGACTGTTTCGATCTGTCGTTCGAGAACTTCATCTCGATCCTGGGCGACGAGTCGGTGGATGCCCCCCAGAACGCGGAGTTCGGTCTGCGCCAGCTGAACTATCACATCTGTACCGAGTTTGGCTTCTTCCAGACGGCCAAGTCGCGCGACCAGCCGTTCGGTTCCAAGGTGACGTACGATCTGTTCCTGGCCGAATGCTCGGCCGTGTTCGGCGAGTGGCTCACCCAGGAGGTGCTGTACGATGGCGTGCGCCTCACGAACTTCCACTTCGGTGCGACCGATCCGCGCATCACCAACGTGCTGTACACGAACGGTGGCATCGATCCGTTCCGCCACGTGTCGATCACCGAGTACACGAACCTGCTGGCCAATGCGCGCGTCACGCCCGCCGCCTTCTACACCGAGGATATCCGCGCGATCAGTGGCATGGATTCGGAGGAGATGCTCGAGACCAAGCACATGGCGGAGGAGTACATCACCACCTGGCTCGGTTCGCCGATCAGCCCGTTCCGGAAGTGA
- the LOC1274307 gene encoding putative serine protease K12H4.7 yields the protein MTRTQAVPIRVAIFSALAAVAFGSNAGPLLLDLLHPRADANVPAGYVAQRSEAFRFRTRVDHFDVQNRATFEFNYVSNGEYYRPGGPIFIVVGGNNALNPYFIENGLFHDIARRQGGWLFSNEHRYYGRSSPVEDYSAPNMRFLSVEQALIDLIEWIDHLRREVVRDPNAKVILHGLGYGGAVAIWARQRFPSLIDGAYGSTASVIARVDFAEYGEDMGETIRTLGHDDCYGIVWRGFRTAENLIDAGLYGRLSEMFRTCVPLRADDPLTIETFFYGLKSSFEAEMFGQASPDSVTRMCAELLADPAETALEVLANFFERRYGAFDCVPFDFESNIASALDEEVGVPNNADFGIRQRTYQLCTEFGWFLTSSSGGSPFGTRITYRYFIDTCRAVFGEWIDQSVVYDGVRLTNLHFGADDPRVTNVVYVNAQHDPTRFVSLTDYTNLLANAFVIKGAVVSLDWMAETPLDSEDLLRVREEIVGYVVSWLS from the exons ATGACACGTACACAGGCTGTCCCGATTCGTGTTGCCATATTCTCTGCACTTGCTGCAGTTGCATTCGGAAGTAATGCTGGACCGCTGCTGCTAGATCTTCTCCATCCGAGGGCGGACGCGAACGTACCGGCCGGATATGTGGCGCAGCGTTCGGAGGCATTCCGATTTCGTACACGCGTCGATCATTTTGACGTGCAGAACAGAGCAACGTTCGAGTTCAATTACGTCTCGAACGGCGAGTATTATCGACCGGGTGGACCCATTTTCATCGTCGTCGGAGGCAACAATGCACTGAACCCGTACTTCATCGAGAATGGGCTGTTTCACGACATTGCGCGACGGCAAGGTGGTTGGCTGTTTAGCAACGAGCATCGGTACTACGGTCGCAGCTCGCCAGTCGA GGACTATTCCGCGCCCAACATGCGGTTCCTGAGCGTCGAACAGGCGCTGATCGATCTGATCGAATGGATTGACCATCTGCGACGCGAGGTAGTGCGTGACCCGAACGCGAAGGTCATCCTGCACGGACTCGGGTATGGCGGAGCGGTTGCCATCTGGGCCCGGCAGCGATTCCCCAGCCTCATCGATGGTGCCTACGGGTCGACCGCATCCGTCATAGCGCGTGTTGACTTTGCCGAGTACGGGGAGGATATGGGCGAAACGATCCGCACGCTCGGGCATGACGATTGCTATGGTATCGTGTGGCGTGGATTCCGCACGGCCGAGAACCTGATAGACGCTGGACTGTACGGCCGCCTGTCGGAGATGTTCCGCACGTGTGTGCCACTGCGGGCCGACGATCCGCTCACGATCGAAACGTTCTTCTACGGGCTGAAGAGTTCGTTCGAGGCGGAAATGTTTGGCCAGGCCAGCCCCGACTCGGTGACGCGCATGTGCGCCGAACTGCTTGCCGATCCGGCCGAGACAGCGCTGGAAGTGTTGGCAAACTTTTTCGAGCGCCGTTACGGTGCGTTCGACTGCGTGCCGTTTGACTTCGAGAGCAACATTGCGAGCGCACTGGACGAGGAAGTTGGCGTACCGAACAATGCGGACTTTGGCATTAGGCAGCGCACGTACCAGCTGTGCACCGAGTTCGGATGGTTCCTGACGTCGTCGTCCGGGGGCAGTCCGTTTGGGACGCGCATCACCTACCGGTACTTTATCGACACGTGCCGGGCGGTGTTTGGTGAGTGGATCGATCAGTCCGTCGTGTATGACGGTGTGCGGTTGACGAATTTGCACTTCGGTGCGGATGATCCACGCGTCACGAATGTGGTTTACGTGAATGCCCAGCACGATCCGACCCGGTTCGTTTCGCTCACCGACTACACGAATCTACTGGCCAATGCGTTCGTTATAAAGGGCGCGGTCGTATCACTCGATTGGATGGCGGAGACTCCGCTCGATTCAGAGGATTTGCTGCGCGTTAGAGAGGAAATCGTGGGGTACGTTGTGAGTTGGCTTAGTTAG